One segment of Anatilimnocola aggregata DNA contains the following:
- a CDS encoding AbgT family transporter translates to MSTTIEAPKSMMQRFLDVVEKVGNKVPHPVIIFLILIGIVVVLSHILYMTGAKFTTEIIVPREKEAKAEVDAAYEPPIYDSGSSINYHSYAEKSYDIETRTIAARSLLTTEGIRFVYVSLIPNFMGFTAVGLMIVAMAGVGVAEESGLVNALIRKLVMLSPAWALTYILAFVGILSSIAADAGYLVLIPLAATAYISVGRHPHAGLALGFAGVAGAFTVNVLIKPLDAVLVEFTNDAIHLVDPTKSIGLASNLWFSIASVAVLTFLVAFITDRFVEPRLGKYNPEHAADEVKNQTASGLSADETRGLWYAIGALVVTLGLFAFLSLPEKAPLRDVETGALIGNSPFMNGLIALIMILFLATGAAYGYGAKTLTSLTAIIKAMEKAMAGLGGLILLFLVLSQFVAYFNYTNMGTLLALTMTDLLKSANFPPLLLLIGFIVVVALIDLLITGAIAKWALFAPVFVPLLINLAVSPEAVLAAYRVADSPMNSITPLNAYFALVVGFAQRYDSRAGVGTVVSMMLPYVVIMFVVWTALFAGWQQLGLPWGL, encoded by the coding sequence ATGAGTACAACAATCGAAGCGCCGAAATCGATGATGCAACGATTTCTCGATGTCGTCGAGAAGGTCGGCAACAAAGTACCGCATCCGGTCATTATCTTTTTGATCCTGATCGGGATCGTCGTTGTCTTGTCGCACATCCTCTACATGACCGGCGCGAAGTTCACGACCGAAATCATTGTGCCGCGCGAGAAAGAGGCGAAGGCCGAGGTCGATGCGGCGTATGAGCCACCGATTTACGACTCGGGCTCTTCGATCAACTATCACAGCTACGCCGAGAAAAGTTACGACATCGAAACTCGGACGATCGCGGCCCGCAGCCTGTTGACCACGGAAGGGATTCGTTTTGTCTATGTCTCTTTAATCCCGAATTTCATGGGCTTCACGGCGGTCGGACTGATGATTGTGGCCATGGCCGGCGTAGGTGTGGCCGAGGAATCGGGGCTGGTGAATGCCCTCATTCGCAAGCTGGTGATGCTCTCACCCGCCTGGGCTTTAACCTACATTCTGGCGTTCGTCGGCATCCTCTCCAGCATTGCCGCCGATGCGGGCTACCTGGTTTTGATTCCCTTGGCGGCAACTGCCTATATCAGCGTCGGCAGGCATCCCCATGCGGGTCTGGCCTTGGGCTTTGCTGGTGTGGCTGGCGCATTCACCGTCAATGTGCTCATCAAGCCGCTCGATGCGGTTCTCGTCGAGTTCACGAATGACGCCATTCATCTTGTCGATCCCACGAAGTCGATCGGCCTCGCCTCCAATCTCTGGTTTTCGATCGCCTCGGTCGCAGTCCTCACCTTCTTAGTGGCGTTCATTACCGATCGCTTCGTCGAACCGCGCTTGGGCAAGTACAATCCGGAACATGCTGCGGATGAAGTGAAGAATCAAACCGCCAGCGGGCTTTCGGCCGACGAAACACGGGGACTCTGGTATGCCATCGGCGCGCTGGTGGTGACGCTCGGCCTGTTCGCGTTTCTGTCGTTGCCGGAAAAAGCGCCGCTCCGCGATGTCGAGACGGGGGCGCTCATCGGCAATTCACCGTTCATGAACGGTCTGATCGCTCTGATCATGATTTTGTTCCTCGCCACGGGCGCTGCCTACGGCTATGGTGCGAAAACGCTCACCAGCTTGACTGCCATCATCAAGGCCATGGAAAAGGCGATGGCCGGACTGGGTGGATTGATTCTGCTGTTCCTCGTTCTCAGCCAGTTTGTGGCCTACTTCAATTACACCAACATGGGCACACTGCTGGCCCTAACCATGACCGATCTTTTGAAGTCGGCGAACTTTCCGCCACTCCTGCTGTTGATCGGCTTCATTGTCGTGGTGGCCCTCATCGACTTGCTGATTACTGGTGCCATCGCCAAATGGGCACTCTTTGCTCCGGTTTTCGTTCCACTTCTGATCAATCTGGCTGTCTCCCCAGAGGCGGTGCTCGCAGCCTATCGCGTGGCCGATTCCCCCATGAACTCCATCACTCCGTTGAATGCTTACTTTGCTCTCGTGGTCGGATTTGCCCAGCGCTACGATAGCCGAGCGGGGGTGGGCACGGTGGTATCAATGATGCTGCCCTATGTCGTAATCATGTTCGTTGTCTGGACCGCGCTCTTCGCCGGCTGGCAACAACTGGGACTTCCCTGGGGCCTGTAA
- a CDS encoding DcaP family trimeric outer membrane transporter, translated as MHLLRPAKRNLIATWTALVLLPVCAFAQVPAPPDYGPDNINPATASLSDDSAAPVVEPVIEPVSTFAQPPLANAIPYGYFPSSDVQNAPGMGGYPSDYDRESDPVPSYVYDRNYYDEIGIGARQLPDYAPPGYEARDYQSAPGIPEFSRISPPVVVPQAAREGLVVGGMFPGSFLAPGTDTSFRIRGFVRLQALGDFNPIGSRDSFVPNTIPVPQTTGRNFNMSARMSRIAFESWTPTDFCDWNVHTMIEGDFFNGTDQAAGGGGNPFRLRHAFFDFGFFRFGQQNSVFMNGNAWPSVVDFQGPNGWINQRQPSARITLPVTERTLWAMAIERPFSDITTSGLGTGVQDSPDLTTHWRFEADRGHVQISGLLRSIAYQPTGGGDVERHTAAAISGSTVFHPWALLLGTDPVHEDNPSGLTRSRIILQGTWGPGAARYVQDLVGQGLDAQVDPVTGEFNIVKSTAWNASYEHWYNEHWLSVFTYSVASVENNVGMPGTTYSQGEYMAANLWWIPIPRMSFGIEYLRGQRDNFDGQSAEVNRINGLFQYNF; from the coding sequence ATGCATTTGCTTCGGCCAGCAAAACGAAACCTGATTGCAACTTGGACGGCACTCGTCCTGCTGCCGGTCTGCGCCTTTGCTCAAGTCCCCGCGCCGCCCGACTACGGGCCGGATAACATCAATCCAGCCACTGCCAGTCTCTCGGACGATTCCGCAGCGCCAGTTGTCGAACCAGTCATCGAACCTGTCAGCACGTTCGCGCAGCCTCCGCTGGCGAATGCCATTCCCTATGGCTATTTTCCCTCGAGCGATGTGCAAAACGCGCCGGGGATGGGTGGGTATCCGTCGGACTACGACCGCGAGTCCGATCCTGTTCCCTCTTATGTTTACGATCGCAACTATTACGACGAAATTGGAATTGGGGCGCGCCAACTGCCTGACTATGCGCCACCGGGCTACGAAGCCCGCGACTACCAAAGCGCGCCGGGCATACCAGAGTTCAGTCGCATCTCGCCTCCCGTCGTTGTTCCCCAAGCAGCCCGCGAAGGGCTGGTGGTCGGCGGTATGTTTCCCGGGTCGTTTCTCGCGCCGGGCACCGATACATCGTTTCGCATCCGCGGCTTCGTCCGTTTGCAGGCCCTCGGTGACTTCAATCCGATTGGCTCGCGCGATTCATTTGTTCCCAACACCATTCCTGTCCCACAGACCACGGGGCGCAACTTCAACATGAGCGCCCGCATGAGTCGCATTGCGTTCGAGTCGTGGACGCCCACCGACTTCTGCGACTGGAATGTACACACGATGATCGAAGGTGACTTTTTTAATGGCACCGATCAGGCTGCAGGGGGCGGTGGCAACCCGTTCCGTTTGCGGCATGCCTTCTTCGACTTCGGCTTCTTCCGCTTCGGACAGCAGAACTCGGTGTTCATGAACGGCAATGCCTGGCCCAGCGTGGTCGATTTTCAAGGCCCCAATGGTTGGATCAATCAACGCCAACCGTCGGCGCGCATTACCTTGCCGGTGACCGAACGGACGTTGTGGGCCATGGCCATCGAACGACCGTTTTCGGATATCACCACCAGCGGCCTGGGGACGGGTGTGCAAGACTCGCCCGACCTGACGACGCACTGGCGGTTTGAGGCAGATCGAGGCCACGTGCAGATTTCGGGTTTGCTCCGTTCGATCGCCTATCAACCCACGGGCGGCGGCGATGTCGAGCGGCATACCGCGGCGGCCATCAGCGGCAGCACTGTGTTTCATCCCTGGGCACTCTTGTTAGGGACCGATCCGGTTCACGAGGACAATCCCTCGGGCCTAACTCGCAGTCGCATCATCCTACAAGGGACTTGGGGCCCAGGCGCGGCGCGCTACGTGCAAGACCTTGTTGGGCAAGGACTGGACGCACAGGTGGATCCGGTCACGGGCGAGTTCAACATCGTCAAGTCGACGGCCTGGAATGCCAGCTACGAGCATTGGTACAACGAGCATTGGCTTTCGGTATTCACGTATTCTGTCGCCTCGGTCGAGAACAATGTGGGGATGCCGGGCACGACGTATAGCCAGGGCGAATACATGGCCGCGAACTTGTGGTGGATTCCGATTCCTCGCATGTCGTTCGGCATCGAGTATCTGCGTGGCCAGCGTGACAACTTCGACGGGCAGTCGGCCGAAGTGAACCGAATTAACGGCCTGTTTCAATACAACTTCTAA
- a CDS encoding M20/M25/M40 family metallo-hydrolase: MNSIPLDVQAAEEHLMRFLAVEGVTGEEAAIGQAVVEELKKIGVPASAIRFDTVHERIPLPTQTGNLYVDIPGNRPGPRLLFSTHLDTVPLCAGAKAKREGDKIVSDGTTALGGDNRTGCAVLVSLVETLLKHNLPHPPITLLFTVREESGLHGARELKPEDLKDAAMCFNVDGKLASELIIGAVGQENWDVEITGKAAHAGVAPEKGISATLVASIALTEAHRGGWFGKVTKPHGKGTSNPGIFGGKPGKPAGDATNVVTDYVHIVGEARSPELTFATEICQAYRAAFAKAQAEVTDAGGAKADVKFTSKPSYPPFNLPADSPAAARAIKAVESLGLKPITIFSNGGLDANWLVKHGVPTVTIGAGQYEIHTIKEYIDLPEFAQGCRLAILLATLDF; encoded by the coding sequence ATGAATTCCATTCCCCTGGATGTTCAAGCCGCCGAAGAGCACTTGATGCGTTTTCTCGCGGTCGAAGGCGTGACTGGCGAAGAAGCGGCCATTGGCCAGGCGGTTGTCGAAGAGTTGAAGAAAATCGGCGTCCCTGCCTCGGCTATCCGTTTCGATACGGTCCACGAGCGCATTCCGCTGCCAACTCAAACCGGCAATCTCTACGTCGATATCCCGGGTAATCGCCCTGGGCCGCGTCTGCTGTTTTCGACCCATCTCGATACCGTTCCGCTCTGTGCCGGCGCCAAGGCGAAGCGCGAGGGAGATAAGATCGTCTCGGATGGCACGACCGCTTTGGGCGGCGACAATCGCACGGGCTGTGCCGTGCTCGTTTCGCTGGTCGAAACGCTGCTGAAGCACAACTTGCCACATCCGCCGATCACACTGCTCTTCACCGTGCGCGAAGAAAGTGGTTTGCACGGCGCACGCGAGCTGAAGCCGGAGGATCTCAAAGATGCCGCCATGTGCTTCAACGTCGATGGCAAGTTGGCCTCGGAGCTGATCATCGGTGCCGTGGGGCAAGAAAACTGGGATGTGGAAATTACCGGCAAGGCCGCTCACGCTGGCGTCGCACCCGAAAAAGGGATCTCGGCTACGCTCGTGGCGTCCATCGCACTCACCGAAGCGCACCGCGGCGGCTGGTTTGGCAAAGTCACCAAACCGCACGGCAAGGGAACCAGTAATCCGGGCATTTTCGGCGGCAAGCCAGGGAAGCCGGCCGGCGACGCCACCAACGTAGTAACCGACTATGTCCACATCGTGGGCGAGGCCCGCAGTCCGGAGCTAACGTTTGCCACCGAAATTTGCCAGGCCTATCGCGCAGCCTTTGCGAAAGCCCAAGCCGAAGTAACGGACGCTGGCGGTGCGAAGGCTGATGTCAAGTTCACCAGCAAACCTTCCTATCCTCCCTTCAACTTGCCAGCCGACTCGCCCGCCGCGGCGCGAGCGATCAAAGCCGTCGAGTCGTTGGGATTGAAACCGATCACTATTTTTTCCAATGGTGGCCTCGACGCCAACTGGCTCGTCAAGCATGGCGTGCCGACTGTCACCATCGGGGCTGGGCAATACGAGATTCACACCATCAAGGAATACATCGATTTGCCGGAGTTCGCCCAGGGATGTCGCCTGGCGATTCTGCTGGCAACGTTGGATTTCTAA
- a CDS encoding efflux RND transporter permease subunit: MNLGVISVRNDRVLYMAMALIVIGGFVAYNRMGRLEDPEFTIKEALIITPYPGASAEEVAKEVTTPIESACQQLGQLDRVESESSRGRSVVSVVIKDQYDKHSIPQVWDELRRKIADAQPQLPPSVRGNSRVVDDFGDVYGIFLAVTGEGYSYPELRRYTEFLRRELQAVSDVKKVELFGEQQELVFLEISRHRLARLGINEDQIYRQLQARNVAADGGRVRIGDEHIALDPKGSFNTADEMLDLVIGSDNSGRQLFLRDVATLERGDPDPPRRLLRYDGQPAIGIGISTVQGGNVVTVGHGVRAKLAELKKHQPIGIEIGEINFQPEAVTAATNEFIFNLFKAVAIVVVVLLFAMGRKTGLIIGMVLFLTIMATFLVMFIDGDILMERISLGALIIALCMLTDNAIIIIEGIRIRIEAGENKLAVVRDAVAENQVPLFGATAIAVVAFAAIGLSDDSTGEYCNSLFWVILISLTLSWISAITITPLLSYLAFNPVPQTANNSDPYGGIVFTTYRAMLIWCLQNRWIVVIASILLFIASLYGFTLVKQSFFPPATRPQFMVDTFLPAGTHIRESEAFADDMGKFIRDLPDVSHLTTFIGGGGLRFVLVYSVERENRAYVQFLVDVDDDQKIDGLIEKIQNQLDTKYPNANSVAKKFLLGPGAGGRVQARFRGPDPEKLRTLAAEAREIIDNDGGAVCVRHDWREREKVLRPDLLEMQARRNGLTRVEVAQALETGLEGRVVGFYREPGAAGAGIYPQETRLLPIIARPPLDERSDVSAIQSMQIWSPAAGRMIPFSQVATTPQMEWENPVVMRRDRFPTITVHADPRTGLPSVLFRRVREKIEKIELPPGYSLEWGGEYEDSSNARAALARQLPAALVLMVFIVICLFNSIRTTAVIWLTVPLAIIGITGGLLLTGVPFGFMALLGALALGGEQIKNSIVVLNKVAVDIAAGKAPHKAILDGCTAKLRPVMMVAITTVLGMIPLLSDPFFSGLAVTVMFGLMFACVLTMFVVPVLYAIFFNINENTPAKEPVGDAL, translated from the coding sequence ATGAACCTTGGTGTAATATCGGTTCGCAACGACCGCGTCTTGTACATGGCGATGGCGCTGATCGTGATTGGCGGCTTCGTGGCCTACAATCGCATGGGGCGACTTGAAGATCCAGAATTCACGATCAAAGAAGCACTCATCATCACACCCTACCCGGGTGCCAGTGCCGAGGAAGTAGCCAAGGAAGTTACCACCCCGATCGAAAGCGCCTGTCAGCAACTGGGTCAATTGGACCGAGTGGAGTCTGAATCGTCGCGCGGGCGCTCGGTCGTGTCGGTCGTCATCAAGGACCAATACGACAAGCACTCCATCCCGCAGGTTTGGGACGAACTCCGTCGCAAGATCGCCGATGCCCAACCGCAACTGCCCCCCTCGGTGCGCGGCAACTCGCGGGTGGTGGACGATTTCGGCGACGTGTACGGCATTTTTCTGGCAGTCACGGGCGAGGGTTATTCCTATCCCGAACTGCGCCGCTATACCGAGTTCTTGCGACGCGAACTGCAAGCGGTCAGCGACGTCAAGAAAGTTGAATTGTTCGGCGAACAACAGGAACTGGTCTTTCTGGAGATCTCGCGCCATCGTCTCGCCCGGCTGGGAATCAACGAAGATCAGATCTATCGGCAGCTCCAGGCGCGCAACGTGGCAGCCGACGGCGGTCGCGTGCGGATCGGCGACGAACACATCGCTCTCGATCCCAAGGGAAGCTTTAACACCGCGGACGAAATGCTCGACCTGGTGATTGGGTCGGACAATAGCGGGCGGCAACTGTTCCTGCGCGATGTGGCGACACTCGAGCGTGGTGATCCCGATCCGCCGCGGCGACTGCTGCGCTACGATGGTCAGCCTGCGATCGGCATCGGCATCTCGACGGTCCAAGGTGGCAATGTGGTCACCGTGGGGCACGGAGTGCGCGCGAAGCTGGCCGAATTGAAGAAACATCAGCCCATCGGCATCGAAATTGGCGAGATCAATTTTCAGCCTGAAGCAGTTACCGCTGCGACCAACGAGTTCATCTTCAATTTGTTCAAGGCAGTCGCGATTGTGGTCGTGGTGCTGCTGTTCGCCATGGGGCGTAAGACTGGCTTGATTATCGGGATGGTGCTATTCCTGACGATCATGGCCACGTTCCTGGTCATGTTCATCGATGGCGACATCCTGATGGAACGCATCTCGCTGGGTGCCCTCATCATCGCCCTCTGCATGTTGACCGATAACGCCATCATCATCATCGAGGGAATTCGCATTCGCATTGAAGCCGGCGAAAACAAGCTGGCGGTGGTGCGTGACGCCGTCGCCGAGAACCAGGTTCCCCTGTTTGGAGCGACCGCGATTGCGGTCGTCGCCTTCGCCGCCATCGGCCTCTCCGACGACTCGACGGGCGAATATTGCAATTCGCTGTTCTGGGTGATTTTGATTTCGCTGACCTTGAGTTGGATCTCGGCCATTACGATCACGCCTCTGCTCAGCTATCTGGCCTTTAATCCCGTACCGCAAACAGCGAACAACAGTGATCCCTACGGCGGGATTGTCTTTACCACGTATCGCGCGATGTTGATCTGGTGTCTGCAGAATCGCTGGATCGTGGTGATTGCCTCGATTTTGCTCTTTATTGCCTCGCTGTACGGCTTCACACTCGTCAAGCAGAGTTTCTTTCCGCCGGCCACTCGTCCGCAGTTCATGGTCGACACGTTTCTCCCCGCGGGTACTCACATCCGCGAGTCCGAAGCCTTCGCAGATGACATGGGCAAGTTCATTCGCGATTTGCCCGACGTTTCGCACTTAACGACCTTTATCGGTGGCGGCGGGTTGCGGTTCGTGTTGGTCTACTCGGTCGAGCGCGAGAACCGCGCTTACGTGCAATTTCTGGTCGACGTTGACGACGATCAGAAAATCGATGGTCTGATCGAGAAGATCCAGAATCAGCTCGATACGAAGTACCCGAACGCCAACTCCGTGGCGAAGAAGTTTCTGCTCGGCCCGGGTGCTGGTGGTCGAGTTCAAGCGCGGTTTCGCGGCCCGGATCCCGAGAAGTTGCGCACCCTGGCGGCCGAGGCGCGCGAGATCATCGATAACGACGGGGGCGCGGTTTGTGTCCGCCACGATTGGCGAGAACGCGAAAAAGTACTGCGTCCCGACCTGCTCGAAATGCAAGCTCGCCGCAATGGACTGACGCGCGTGGAAGTGGCCCAGGCGCTCGAAACCGGACTGGAAGGGCGCGTGGTCGGCTTTTATCGTGAACCCGGTGCCGCTGGGGCGGGCATCTATCCCCAAGAGACTCGGCTTCTGCCCATCATCGCCCGTCCTCCGCTGGACGAACGGAGCGATGTGAGCGCTATCCAGAGCATGCAGATTTGGAGTCCTGCCGCGGGGCGGATGATTCCGTTCAGCCAGGTAGCCACCACGCCGCAAATGGAGTGGGAGAATCCGGTCGTCATGCGGCGCGATCGGTTTCCTACCATCACGGTGCATGCCGATCCGCGCACGGGCTTGCCCAGTGTGCTGTTTCGCCGCGTACGCGAAAAGATCGAAAAGATCGAGTTGCCGCCGGGCTATTCACTGGAATGGGGCGGCGAGTATGAAGATTCAAGCAACGCTCGCGCGGCACTTGCGCGTCAGTTGCCGGCAGCCCTGGTGCTAATGGTATTTATCGTCATTTGCTTGTTCAATTCCATCCGGACGACCGCGGTGATCTGGCTGACGGTCCCCCTGGCCATCATTGGCATCACCGGCGGTTTGCTGCTGACCGGAGTGCCGTTCGGTTTCATGGCCCTCTTGGGCGCACTAGCGCTCGGTGGCGAGCAGATTAAGAACTCGATCGTCGTGTTGAACAAGGTGGCCGTCGACATCGCGGCCGGCAAAGCTCCTCACAAGGCGATTCTCGATGGCTGCACCGCCAAGTTGCGGCCGGTAATGATGGTGGCCATTACCACCGTGCTCGGCATGATTCCGCTGCTGTCCGATCCGTTCTTCTCCGGTCTCGCGGTGACGGTGATGTTCGGCCTGATGTTCGCCTGCGTGTTGACGATGTTCGTCGTACCCGTTCTGTACGCGATCTTCTTCAATATTAACGAGAATACCCCTGCGAAGGAGCCTGTCGGCGATGCCCTGTAG
- a CDS encoding SLC13 family permease codes for MSVALGLVLGLLVAAVVMFAINRPRMDAVALIVLTLLPFVGVVTGEKVVTMNEALAGFADANIVLIAALFVIGDGLVRTGVARLLGDWLTARAAGSETNLLVLLMVVVCGLGATMSSTAVTAIFIPVVLRISRSTGTSPSRLMMPLSMAALISGMMTLVATAPNLVVNAELQRTGTSGFQFFSFAPFGVPVLIMGIVYMLFARHWLSAGDPNSTTNKQRVTLADWILMYKLEGREYRAGVKRDSILIGKSIEEIRLNYQPDAQLVAIERERSLIQPTPQTRLQAGDILFLNRFAETAPLETLLDRFGLQLMSLSGAYFSDVTQDIGMAEVIVPALSELVGKSAIGIELREKYGLSLIGLRRGKEAVERGLSEEKLQVGDTLLLIGPWQRIETLRSQSKNLVVLNLPAELDDVLPVPGKALLALGCLGLVVGLMVSGLVPNVQAALIGCLLMGGLGIVNLTSAYKSIDWKTIVLIVGMLPFSTALQRTGGVDLAADGLMTITEGAGIYVILGALFAITAILGLFISNTATAVLMAPVAIAVASDLGFSPYPFAMIVALAASTAFMTPVSSPVNTLVVTPGNYSFGDFIKVGVPFSILVMIVCVFMVPWLLPLK; via the coding sequence ATGAGCGTAGCTCTCGGCTTAGTTCTAGGCCTGCTCGTGGCAGCCGTGGTGATGTTCGCGATCAATCGACCGCGAATGGACGCGGTAGCGCTGATTGTGTTGACGTTGCTCCCGTTTGTGGGCGTGGTGACCGGCGAGAAAGTCGTCACCATGAACGAAGCGCTCGCTGGCTTTGCCGATGCCAACATCGTGCTGATTGCGGCTCTGTTTGTGATTGGCGATGGACTGGTACGCACCGGTGTGGCCCGTTTGTTGGGCGATTGGCTCACCGCGCGAGCCGCCGGCAGCGAAACCAATTTGCTGGTGCTGCTGATGGTGGTGGTGTGCGGCCTGGGGGCGACCATGAGTTCGACCGCCGTCACCGCGATCTTCATTCCGGTCGTGCTCCGCATCTCGCGCAGTACCGGCACCTCGCCCAGTCGCCTGATGATGCCACTCAGTATGGCAGCCCTCATCAGTGGCATGATGACCCTGGTTGCCACGGCTCCGAACCTGGTGGTGAATGCCGAACTTCAGCGGACTGGGACCAGTGGCTTTCAGTTTTTCAGCTTTGCTCCGTTCGGCGTGCCGGTACTCATCATGGGTATTGTGTATATGCTCTTCGCCCGGCATTGGTTATCGGCGGGCGACCCCAACAGCACCACGAACAAACAGCGCGTCACCCTCGCCGACTGGATTTTGATGTACAAGCTCGAGGGGCGCGAATATCGCGCAGGCGTTAAGCGCGACTCGATCTTGATTGGTAAGTCGATCGAAGAAATCCGGCTAAACTATCAGCCTGATGCTCAGTTGGTGGCCATCGAACGGGAGCGATCGCTCATTCAGCCGACGCCGCAAACCCGCCTGCAAGCGGGAGACATTCTGTTCCTCAATCGCTTTGCAGAAACTGCTCCCTTAGAGACGCTGCTCGACCGTTTCGGCCTGCAGTTGATGTCTCTTTCGGGTGCCTATTTCAGCGATGTGACGCAGGACATCGGCATGGCCGAAGTAATCGTGCCGGCCCTGTCGGAGCTCGTCGGCAAATCCGCGATTGGCATCGAATTGCGAGAGAAATACGGCTTGTCGCTCATCGGTCTGCGGCGCGGCAAAGAGGCCGTGGAACGTGGTTTGAGTGAAGAAAAACTGCAGGTCGGCGATACCTTACTGCTGATTGGTCCTTGGCAGCGAATTGAGACCTTGCGTTCGCAAAGCAAGAATCTGGTCGTGTTGAACTTGCCCGCCGAGTTGGACGACGTGCTGCCGGTTCCCGGCAAGGCACTCCTCGCCTTGGGTTGCCTGGGGCTCGTCGTGGGCTTAATGGTCAGTGGCCTGGTGCCCAACGTTCAGGCAGCACTGATCGGTTGCCTCTTGATGGGCGGTCTCGGCATCGTCAATCTGACGAGTGCTTATAAATCGATCGACTGGAAGACGATTGTGCTGATCGTCGGCATGTTGCCGTTTTCAACAGCCCTGCAGCGAACAGGCGGTGTCGATCTGGCCGCCGATGGTTTGATGACGATTACTGAGGGGGCGGGCATCTATGTGATACTCGGGGCACTCTTCGCCATTACTGCGATTCTGGGCCTCTTCATTTCGAATACGGCGACTGCCGTGTTGATGGCCCCCGTGGCGATTGCCGTAGCCAGCGACCTGGGCTTCTCCCCCTATCCGTTTGCCATGATTGTGGCGCTGGCTGCCTCCACGGCATTTATGACGCCCGTCTCGTCGCCGGTGAACACTCTGGTGGTAACACCAGGTAACTACTCCTTTGGTGACTTTATCAAAGTCGGGGTGCCGTTCAGCATTCTGGTGATGATTGTTTGTGTCTTTATGGTTCCCTGGCTGCTACCGCTTAAATAG
- a CDS encoding efflux RND transporter periplasmic adaptor subunit encodes MTYRRRNLPNYGPDWRIGLVLLLAAAGCSGAKTSSPEQVRPVKTLVVVAGEATNTRAFPGKVDAANRVQLAFQVPGLLVKLPVKEGQKVAKGEVIAQLRQDEFEARLKTLQSQLDQSRAALRALLAGDRPEERLRREADVRAAEARLANARSEFDRLERLVRSRAASQQDFERAETQYRVAQEDLQGARQLLEIGTIAREEDIDARTAEVRGLEARVVEANLHLTDSTLRAPYDGVIAQRFVEEGQNVAAKAPIVKFQDVDELEVVVDVPESVMAANLQSADILQLEAEFSGVPGLRFPVHVKEIAQRADPTTQTFAVRVAMQAPKEQNVLPGMTATVLLTYRRASILGSRTLVPISAVYKDSSGEQIVWVLNSDNVVSRRPVKLGSVMAGQVEIVDGLKPGERIARAGVSFLREGVKVRDLGDELGGG; translated from the coding sequence ATGACCTATCGACGACGCAACCTCCCCAATTACGGTCCAGATTGGCGGATCGGACTCGTGCTATTGCTGGCAGCGGCCGGCTGTTCAGGAGCCAAGACGAGTTCGCCAGAGCAAGTTCGCCCCGTGAAGACTCTGGTCGTGGTCGCGGGCGAGGCGACCAACACGCGCGCCTTCCCCGGCAAAGTGGACGCCGCGAATCGCGTGCAACTTGCCTTTCAAGTGCCGGGTTTGCTGGTCAAGCTGCCGGTCAAGGAAGGCCAGAAGGTTGCCAAAGGCGAGGTCATTGCCCAGCTGCGGCAGGACGAATTCGAAGCTCGGCTGAAGACGCTGCAAAGCCAACTCGATCAGTCGCGGGCAGCACTCCGAGCATTGCTGGCCGGTGATCGTCCCGAGGAACGACTGCGGCGCGAAGCAGACGTGCGAGCTGCCGAGGCGCGACTGGCCAACGCCCGCTCTGAGTTCGATCGGCTGGAAAGATTGGTCCGATCCAGAGCCGCCTCGCAACAAGACTTCGAACGGGCAGAAACTCAGTATCGCGTTGCGCAGGAAGATCTGCAGGGAGCCCGCCAACTGCTCGAGATTGGCACCATCGCTCGCGAGGAAGACATCGATGCCAGAACTGCCGAAGTTCGCGGCCTCGAAGCGCGCGTGGTAGAAGCAAACTTGCACCTGACCGATTCCACGCTGCGTGCCCCGTACGACGGTGTCATCGCGCAGCGCTTTGTCGAAGAGGGGCAGAACGTCGCCGCCAAAGCTCCGATTGTGAAGTTTCAGGATGTCGACGAGTTGGAAGTGGTGGTCGATGTTCCCGAGTCGGTGATGGCGGCCAATCTGCAATCTGCCGATATTCTGCAATTGGAAGCGGAGTTCAGCGGCGTGCCGGGGCTGCGTTTTCCGGTGCACGTCAAAGAGATTGCCCAGCGGGCCGATCCCACCACGCAGACCTTCGCCGTGCGCGTGGCCATGCAAGCACCGAAAGAGCAGAACGTGCTCCCCGGAATGACTGCCACGGTGCTGCTTACGTATCGCCGGGCGAGCATTCTCGGCAGCCGCACGCTGGTCCCCATTTCAGCTGTGTACAAAGACAGCAGCGGCGAACAGATCGTGTGGGTGCTTAACTCCGATAACGTCGTCTCGCGGCGTCCGGTCAAACTGGGCTCGGTGATGGCGGGTCAGGTAGAAATTGTTGACGGGCTTAAGCCCGGTGAGCGAATCGCACGGGCAGGCGTCAGCTTTCTCCGCGAAGGCGTCAAGGTTCGTGATCTTGGCGACGAATTGGGAGGCGGCTAA